In Streptomyces sp. NBC_01551, one DNA window encodes the following:
- a CDS encoding DUF2252 domain-containing protein, whose amino-acid sequence MTKREKTASAKGREQTATAKGGGGPRLSAGKRAADGRGARARTPRSAHGDFEASPTRTDPVDVIERQSATRVQELIPIRYGRMAQSPFRFYRGAAAIMAGDLADTPDSGIRVQLCGDAHLLNFRLLGSPERNLLFDINDFDETLPGPWEWDVKRLATSLVIAGRENGFSEDERAQIVRSGVSGYREQMGRFAQMRTLDVWYARVDEADLRELATGALHTRGRKQMSEALGKARGRDSLQAFEKLTEVVGGRRRFAAVPQLITPVSQLLPDQERDALDGQIRDLVDLYGESLQTDRRHLLRQYTVVDMARKVVGVGSVGMRCWVVLLLGRDGEDPLILQAKEAGESVLAAHVGASEYATQGERVVAGQRLMQAASDIFLGWQQAHGIDGRERDFYVRQLRDWKGIADPSRMVPRGMRVFAGMCGATLARAHARSGDRIAIAAYLGRRAVFDEALVRFAESYADQNERDHQRLVEAIASGRVTAVAA is encoded by the coding sequence ATGACGAAGCGCGAGAAGACCGCGTCCGCGAAGGGCCGCGAGCAGACCGCGACCGCGAAGGGTGGCGGCGGGCCACGGCTCTCGGCCGGGAAACGGGCCGCGGACGGCCGCGGCGCCCGGGCGCGGACACCGCGCTCCGCCCACGGGGACTTCGAGGCCTCGCCGACCCGGACGGATCCCGTGGACGTCATCGAGCGGCAGTCCGCCACCCGGGTGCAGGAACTGATCCCGATCCGCTACGGCCGGATGGCGCAGTCACCGTTCCGCTTCTACCGGGGAGCGGCCGCGATCATGGCCGGCGACCTGGCCGACACACCCGACTCGGGTATCCGGGTCCAGCTGTGCGGCGACGCGCACCTGCTGAACTTCCGGCTGCTCGGCTCGCCGGAGCGCAACCTCCTGTTCGACATCAACGACTTCGACGAGACGCTGCCCGGGCCGTGGGAATGGGACGTCAAGCGGCTCGCGACGAGCCTGGTCATCGCCGGGCGCGAGAATGGCTTCTCCGAGGACGAGCGCGCGCAGATCGTACGGTCGGGCGTGAGCGGCTACCGCGAGCAGATGGGCCGCTTCGCCCAGATGCGCACCCTCGACGTCTGGTACGCGAGAGTCGACGAGGCGGACCTGCGGGAGCTGGCGACGGGTGCGCTGCACACCCGGGGCCGCAAGCAGATGTCGGAGGCGCTGGGCAAGGCGCGCGGACGCGACAGCCTCCAGGCGTTCGAGAAGCTCACCGAGGTGGTGGGCGGCCGCCGCCGCTTCGCCGCCGTCCCGCAGCTGATCACACCGGTCTCGCAGCTGCTGCCGGACCAGGAGCGGGACGCGCTCGACGGCCAGATCCGCGACCTGGTCGATCTGTACGGGGAGAGCCTCCAGACGGACCGCAGGCACCTGCTGAGGCAGTACACCGTCGTCGACATGGCACGCAAGGTGGTGGGTGTCGGCAGCGTCGGCATGCGCTGCTGGGTCGTGCTGCTGCTGGGCCGTGACGGCGAGGACCCGCTGATCCTCCAGGCCAAGGAAGCCGGCGAGTCCGTTCTCGCCGCGCACGTCGGCGCCAGCGAGTACGCCACCCAGGGCGAGCGGGTCGTCGCCGGTCAGCGCCTGATGCAGGCCGCGAGCGACATCTTCCTGGGCTGGCAGCAGGCGCACGGGATCGACGGCCGCGAGCGGGACTTCTACGTACGCCAGTTGCGCGACTGGAAGGGCATCGCCGACCCCTCCCGGATGGTCCCGCGCGGCATGAGGGTCTTCGCCGGAATGTGCGGCGCCACCCTGGCGCGGGCGCACGCCAGGTCCGGCGACCGGATCGCCATCGCCGCGTACCTGGGCCGTCGCGCTGTCTTCGACGAGGCGCTCGTGCGGTTCGCGGAGAGCTACGCGGACCAGAACGAGCGCGACCACCAGCGGCTGGTGGAGGCGATCGCCTCGGGCCGGGTGACCGCCGTCGCGGCCTGA
- a CDS encoding agmatine/peptidylarginine deiminase: MTEINERRKLDRRGFLAAAGLTAAGAALAAVGGEAFAATRPTTRPAALPAAAAGGFAVPVDTVRHTRTWMAWPDSSAIWGRQLAGVQSNIALIAKTVAKYEPVVMCANPAAASKARSACGPAVTVITSIPVDDCWMRDSGPVFRTNGAGGLDAVGLNFNGWGNQQTHAKDSLVAGRVAAYASVPFSTAGFIGEGGAVETDGAGTLMATRSSILNPDRNPNRTQAQVEAAMCAAFGASKVIWFQGVLGRDITDDHVDATSRFLSPGQGTVQMPLPGDNDAWSKDARQQYQILSTSTTAQGGPISVTKLQGPDYDLIRSGDPNFVAAYANYYVCNGAVISSQFGDSRADAAAKATLQRLFPGRTVEQLNTDSLGAGGGGIHCVTQQQPVP, encoded by the coding sequence ATGACAGAGATCAACGAGCGCCGGAAGCTGGACAGAAGAGGGTTCCTGGCGGCGGCCGGCCTCACGGCCGCCGGGGCCGCGCTGGCGGCGGTCGGCGGTGAGGCCTTCGCGGCCACCCGGCCCACCACCCGGCCGGCAGCGCTGCCGGCGGCCGCCGCCGGGGGCTTCGCGGTGCCGGTGGACACCGTCCGCCACACCCGGACCTGGATGGCCTGGCCCGACAGCTCGGCCATCTGGGGACGCCAACTCGCGGGCGTCCAGTCCAACATCGCGCTCATCGCGAAGACCGTCGCGAAGTACGAGCCGGTCGTGATGTGCGCCAACCCGGCCGCCGCGTCGAAGGCGCGCAGCGCCTGCGGACCGGCCGTCACGGTGATCACCTCGATCCCGGTCGACGACTGCTGGATGCGCGACAGCGGCCCGGTGTTCCGTACCAACGGCGCGGGCGGCCTCGACGCGGTCGGCCTGAACTTCAACGGCTGGGGCAACCAGCAGACCCACGCCAAGGACTCCCTGGTGGCCGGCCGGGTCGCGGCCTACGCCTCAGTGCCATTCAGCACCGCCGGATTCATCGGCGAGGGCGGCGCGGTGGAGACGGACGGCGCCGGCACCCTCATGGCCACCCGCAGCAGCATCCTCAACCCGGACCGCAACCCCAACCGCACCCAGGCACAGGTCGAGGCCGCGATGTGCGCCGCGTTCGGGGCTTCGAAGGTGATCTGGTTCCAGGGCGTCCTCGGCCGGGACATCACCGACGACCACGTCGACGCGACGTCCAGGTTCCTCTCCCCCGGCCAGGGGACGGTCCAGATGCCCCTTCCGGGTGACAACGACGCCTGGTCCAAGGACGCACGCCAGCAGTACCAGATCCTCTCGACCTCCACGACCGCGCAGGGCGGCCCCATCTCGGTCACCAAGCTCCAGGGCCCCGACTACGACCTCATCCGCTCCGGCGACCCGAACTTCGTGGCCGCCTACGCCAACTACTACGTGTGCAACGGGGCGGTCATCTCGTCCCAGTTCGGCGACTCCCGCGCCGACGCGGCGGCCAAGGCGACGCTCCAGCGGCTCTTCCCCGGCCGGACCGTCGAGCAGCTCAACACCGACAGCCTGGGGGCGGGCGGTGGCGGGATCCACTGCGTCACCCAGCAGCAGCCCGTCCCGTAG
- a CDS encoding ABC transporter ATP-binding protein, with protein sequence MRKTVLEAVGLRRSYGSVPAVDDVSFRLSEGGSLGIVGESGSGKTTTARIVVGLEHADGGRVAVHGRDRGERRRGRSERLARAREVQMVFQDPFLSLDPRVTVGGALRETLRLHFPDADHGRRVTELLDQVGLGAREADALPRQLSGGQRQRVAIARALAVEPAVLVLDEAVAALDVSVQAQILNLLAEIRAETGIGYLFITHDLGVVRCVTDEVIVMRRGRIVESGPTERVLAAPEHPYTRLLLESVPRPGWDPRRIAAARRAL encoded by the coding sequence ATGAGGAAGACCGTCCTGGAGGCCGTCGGGCTGCGCCGGAGCTACGGGAGCGTCCCGGCCGTGGACGACGTCTCGTTCCGGCTGTCCGAGGGCGGGTCCCTCGGCATCGTCGGCGAGTCGGGCTCGGGGAAGACGACCACGGCCCGGATCGTGGTGGGACTGGAGCACGCGGACGGGGGCCGGGTCGCGGTCCACGGCCGGGACCGCGGCGAGCGCCGGCGCGGCAGGTCCGAACGGCTCGCCCGGGCGCGGGAGGTGCAGATGGTCTTCCAGGACCCGTTCCTGTCCCTGGACCCGCGCGTCACCGTGGGCGGGGCGCTCCGCGAGACGCTCCGGCTGCACTTCCCCGACGCCGATCACGGCCGGCGGGTCACCGAGCTGCTCGATCAAGTCGGCCTGGGCGCCCGGGAGGCGGACGCGCTGCCCCGGCAGCTGTCCGGCGGGCAGCGCCAGCGCGTGGCGATCGCCCGGGCGCTGGCGGTCGAGCCCGCGGTCCTGGTCCTGGACGAGGCGGTGGCCGCGCTGGACGTGTCGGTGCAGGCGCAGATCCTGAACCTGCTCGCCGAGATCCGCGCGGAGACCGGCATCGGCTACCTGTTCATCACCCATGACCTGGGCGTCGTACGGTGCGTCACCGACGAGGTCATCGTGATGCGGCGGGGCCGGATCGTGGAGTCGGGTCCGACGGAGCGGGTACTGGCCGCGCCGGAGCACCCGTACACCCGGCTGCTGCTGGAGTCCGTCCCCCGGCCGGGCTGGGACCCGCGCCGGATCGCCGCCGCGCGCCGGGCGTTGTAA
- a CDS encoding ABC transporter ATP-binding protein — MNTLDIQALRLRLPDTARPVLDGVDLTVGFRETVALVGESGSGKSLTSRSVLGLLPLGARAEGTVRVVGDDVLAMGPGRLRALRTSTAAMIFQDPRAAINPMRRVGDFLTESLRLNARTGKEAAEERAVRMLEAVGLTAAALRTYPGQLSGGMLQRVMIAAALMGDPALILADEPTTALDVTTQAEVVALLGELRESFGTGLLFVTHDLGLAAAISDRVYVMYAGRIVETGPAEELFARPRHPYTAALLDSTPRLDAPQGRLAAIEGRPPSLREELTGCPFAARCLYATDLCTRQAPALLPLADGGARLASCHHGDLVSPSRKESHR, encoded by the coding sequence ATGAACACCCTCGACATCCAGGCGCTGCGGCTGCGGCTGCCCGACACGGCCCGGCCCGTTCTCGACGGGGTCGATCTCACCGTCGGGTTCCGGGAGACCGTCGCCCTGGTCGGTGAGTCCGGGTCCGGCAAGAGCCTGACCTCGCGCAGCGTGCTCGGGCTGCTGCCGCTGGGAGCGCGGGCGGAGGGGACGGTGCGGGTCGTCGGAGACGACGTCCTCGCGATGGGCCCCGGGCGGCTGCGCGCCCTGCGCACGAGCACGGCGGCCATGATCTTCCAGGACCCCCGGGCCGCCATCAACCCGATGCGCCGCGTCGGCGACTTCCTCACCGAGAGCCTGCGGCTCAACGCCCGGACGGGGAAGGAGGCCGCCGAGGAGCGGGCGGTGCGGATGCTGGAGGCCGTCGGCCTCACGGCGGCCGCGCTGCGCACGTACCCGGGGCAGCTCTCCGGCGGCATGCTGCAACGGGTCATGATCGCGGCCGCGCTCATGGGTGACCCGGCGCTGATCCTCGCCGACGAGCCCACCACGGCCCTGGACGTCACGACGCAGGCGGAGGTGGTCGCGCTCCTCGGGGAACTCCGCGAGAGCTTCGGCACCGGGCTGCTGTTCGTCACGCACGACCTCGGGCTCGCGGCGGCCATCAGCGACCGGGTGTACGTGATGTACGCGGGCCGGATCGTCGAAACGGGCCCCGCCGAGGAGCTGTTCGCCCGGCCGCGCCATCCGTACACGGCCGCGCTCCTCGACTCGACCCCCCGCCTGGACGCCCCGCAGGGCCGGCTCGCCGCCATCGAGGGCCGCCCGCCGAGCCTGCGCGAGGAGCTGACGGGCTGCCCCTTCGCCGCGCGCTGCCTGTACGCGACGGACCTCTGCACCCGGCAGGCCCCGGCCCTGCTGCCGCTGGCGGACGGCGGGGCGCGCCTGGCGTCGTGCCATCACGGCGACCTGGTGTCCCCGTCGCGAAAGGAGAGCCACCGATGA
- a CDS encoding ABC transporter permease: protein MSATTLLRRPGLARIRTSRAPLSLLCLGFVAVVVVIAVLAPWIAPYDPNAVDLGNALAGPSSEHLLGVDASGRDTLSRLVLGARTSLLGPLGVVVFSTVAGVAIGTAAAWRGGWLDSVLSRSTELVFAFPGMLLAILIVSVYGEGLLAPVIALASAYLPYVSRLTRSLVLAERERPYVEAYRVQGHSGPQICLRHVVPGVAPVVLAQSTINFGYALIDLAGLSFLGLGVPALTPDWGRMVFDGKTAIQYGYPLSAIVPCVAIVLTVVAFNVVGERWADKVARRDR, encoded by the coding sequence ATGAGCGCCACGACCCTGCTGCGCCGGCCCGGGCTCGCCCGGATCCGGACCTCCCGTGCCCCCCTGTCCCTGCTCTGCCTGGGCTTCGTCGCCGTGGTCGTCGTCATCGCGGTGCTCGCCCCCTGGATCGCCCCGTACGACCCGAACGCCGTCGACCTCGGCAACGCGCTGGCGGGGCCCTCCTCCGAGCACCTCCTCGGCGTCGACGCTTCCGGACGCGACACGCTGTCCCGCCTGGTCCTGGGCGCCCGTACCTCCCTGCTCGGCCCGCTCGGGGTGGTCGTCTTCTCCACCGTGGCCGGGGTCGCCATCGGCACCGCCGCCGCCTGGCGCGGCGGCTGGCTGGACTCCGTCCTGTCCCGCAGCACCGAGCTGGTCTTCGCCTTCCCGGGCATGCTGCTGGCCATCCTGATCGTGTCGGTCTACGGGGAGGGCCTGCTGGCTCCGGTCATCGCCCTGGCCAGCGCGTACCTCCCGTACGTCAGCCGGCTCACCCGCTCCCTCGTCCTCGCCGAGCGCGAACGCCCGTACGTGGAGGCGTACCGGGTGCAGGGCCACTCCGGGCCGCAGATCTGCCTGCGGCACGTGGTGCCCGGGGTCGCACCCGTCGTCCTCGCCCAGTCCACGATCAACTTCGGCTACGCCCTCATCGACCTGGCCGGCCTCTCCTTCCTCGGCCTGGGCGTGCCCGCCCTGACCCCCGACTGGGGCCGCATGGTCTTCGACGGCAAGACCGCCATCCAGTACGGCTACCCGCTCTCGGCGATCGTGCCGTGCGTCGCCATCGTGCTGACCGTGGTCGCCTTCAACGTCGTCGGCGAACGCTGGGCCGACAAGGTCGCCAGGAGGGACCGATGA
- a CDS encoding ABC transporter permease, which produces MSFLRFAVRRLAEMAATLFGASFVIFGAMYLAPGNPASFLLAGRSASPEALRAINAQYHLDDPFAVQYVRWLGQVLRGDFGRSITYRTDVSRLLVDRLPSTLLLISMALVLVVVLGLLLGWIGAVRGGGADSTILVTTTFAIGTPSFVAAVLLQGLFAVKLHWFPTGGTGEGLGQMLWHLTLPAVALALYLIGMLARVTRAAMLDVLGQEHVTVARSRGVRDHQVIRRHVFRNALGTVLTTGGLIVSTLLVTTVLVESAFSVGGIGQLLELSTTTKDFPTVQAISLIMVALFMTVNLVVDLLHPLVDPRVALGPRKRAA; this is translated from the coding sequence ATGAGTTTCCTGAGATTCGCCGTGCGGCGGCTGGCCGAGATGGCGGCCACCCTGTTCGGCGCCTCCTTCGTCATCTTCGGCGCGATGTACCTGGCGCCCGGCAATCCGGCGAGCTTCCTGCTCGCCGGGCGGTCGGCCTCCCCGGAGGCGCTGCGGGCGATCAACGCGCAGTACCACCTGGACGATCCGTTCGCGGTGCAGTACGTCCGCTGGCTCGGCCAGGTCCTCCGGGGCGACTTCGGGCGCTCGATCACGTACCGCACGGACGTGTCCCGGCTGCTGGTCGACCGGCTGCCCAGCACCCTGTTGCTGATCTCCATGGCGCTGGTGCTGGTCGTCGTCCTCGGTCTGCTGCTGGGCTGGATCGGCGCGGTCCGCGGCGGCGGCGCCGACTCGACGATCCTCGTCACGACCACCTTCGCCATCGGCACGCCGTCGTTCGTGGCCGCGGTCCTGCTCCAGGGGCTGTTCGCGGTGAAACTGCACTGGTTCCCCACCGGGGGCACCGGCGAGGGCCTGGGGCAGATGCTGTGGCACCTGACGCTGCCCGCCGTCGCGCTGGCGCTCTACCTGATCGGGATGCTGGCGCGCGTCACCCGGGCCGCGATGCTCGACGTACTCGGCCAGGAGCACGTCACCGTCGCCCGCAGCCGGGGCGTCCGCGACCACCAGGTGATCCGGCGCCACGTGTTCCGCAACGCGCTGGGCACCGTGCTCACCACCGGCGGGCTGATCGTCTCCACGCTGCTGGTGACCACCGTCCTGGTGGAGTCCGCGTTCAGCGTCGGCGGCATCGGCCAGCTCCTCGAACTGTCCACCACCACCAAGGACTTCCCCACCGTGCAGGCCATCTCCCTCATCATGGTCGCGCTGTTCATGACGGTGAACCTCGTCGTCGACCTGCTGCATCCACTGGTCGACCCCCGGGTCGCCCTCGGCCCCAGGAAGCGGGCCGCATGA